The genomic DNA tttggatagaaaacactctgaagtttctaaaactgtttgaatcatgtctgtgagtataacagaacttatgtagcaggcgaaaccccgaggacaaaccattcagattttttccccccaATGAGTTCACTGGGATTCCAgattcctaccgcttccactggatgtcaccagtctttagaaattgcctgaggttattcctttgtgtaatgaatatgtacggccatcttgaacgagtgtcacttcatgtgtactgtttgagaGGCGCaagaccagaaagctagctacaatttgttttcttcctgtattgaacacagatcatccagtcttcaattttatcgctTATTTACTTTTAAAAAATACTTAAAGTTGTGTAATACAAGTAGTTTGAAAttttttggcaaagtttacaggcaacttttgagatattttgtagtcatgttgcgcaggacggaaccggtgtttttctggatcaaacgcgccaaataaatggacattttggatatatatggacggaattaatcgaaaaaaaaggaccatttgtgatgtctATGGGAAATAtttgagtgccaacagaagaagctcgtcaaaggtagggcatgatttatatttttatttctgcgttttgtgtcaaGCCTGCAGGTGTTCTCTCTTTTGTTTACTATGGGGCTATcctcgccgaaaagcctttttgaaatctgacatgttggatggattcacaacacgtgtagctttaatttggtattttACGTGTGTGgtttcatgaaagttagatttttataggaatttatttgaatttggcgctctgcattttcactggcttttaGCAAAGTGGGaggctaccgtcccacatatcccagagaggttaatgtgAGGATGTACCTGCTGCCTGCTGTAGAGTGAAGGCCTGGGGGAATCCGTGTCCATACGGAGACGCTGAGATCAGACCTGGAGACCCTGGAAAGAGATAGAAGGTGGGGGGAGGGAAGGGAAAAAGACATGAATCTAATTTCAGTGTCAGTTTGACAGTCTCCAGAAGAGCACCCTGGTAGCTACGTGCTAGCTCCTGGCACAAAACAGTTTGAGAAACACAggtctaacgtgtgtgtgtgttaccgaaGGCGGCAGCAGCCATCGCGTGCTGGTCCATTCCAGGCTGAGGGTTGTGTTGCTCTCCAGTAGAAAGGTCAGGTCTGGTGTAGTCACGGCTCTTATCGTTGTTAAACTTCACGTTGAGGCTGGTCAGCTTGGAGAAACTCACCCTCAGAGTACAGCAACCGTTATAGATGTTCTGACCGTCTAGAGACTGCAGAGACACAGAGGGATTAGGGGTGTGGAAGTTCAGGCAAGTCCATTTACAGCATCTATTATTGATGTTCTGGGGGAGCACGTACCATTTTGGTGTGCTGTGCCGTCATGGGGTCAGCGTATTGGACCAGAGCCTGGAACTGGTTGTTCTTAGTGAAGGTGATGATCTTCAGAACAGACCCATACTTGGAGAAGATCTACaggggagaacacacacaggttacATCCCTGCTGCAGGCATTTTGACAACAAGCAAAAGAAAACCATTTGAACACACTCATGACTAAGAAATACTGGAGGAGTGTGCGTACCTGGTGCAGGACTTCCAGTGTGACGGGGTAGAAGAGGTTTTCCACTATGACTCTAAGGACAGGGCTCTGGGTGGCCATGCCTCTggctcccatctctccccctccaactGACATGGTAGCACCCATTACACCCCCCATACCGGACATGGTAGAGCCCAACATGGTGCCACCCTGGACAGCATTCACCGCCTGCAGTGCTGCCTGGACTCTCTAGGGAGGGGACACAAACATACACTGTTATTACATTGTACTGTGGGCACTATGCTGTAACCTCCGCATATGACAAAGAAAATGATTTGACAAATGTGCTACAGACATACAAGTTAGTGAGTCTCATATTGGTATGGGTCAATGGTGGAAGTGTCCTCTTACTACTTGGTTAGGTGAGTTGTCGGTCTTGAGTTCCTTGTGGTTGCTGTACTGCATGAATACAGGCTGCTGTCTGATGAGGGGGGTGACCGTAGCGTAGTAGTTCACCATGGTCTGAGCCTGGTCCACAGTGTTCATCTCCAGGaacgcctacacacacacacatataagaTCAGCCGGGTGTGTGAACACCTTTAGGGTAGAGgatctgtagtgtgtgtgaaCACTTTTAGGGTAGAGGATCTGTAGTGTGTGAACACCTTTAGGGTAGAGgatctgtagtgtgtgtgagaacaccttTAGGGTAAAGGATCTGTAGTGTGCTCACGTACCTGGTTCTTTCCCTTCATCATCAGAAGGTTGGTGACCTTCCCAAAGGGCATTCCCATGCTGATGACCTCAGAATCCTGGATGTCCCCGGGCAGCTGGCGCAGGTGGATGACACGCGATGGAGCGCTGGGGCTCCGCATCTCACCTTTGAACTTCTTACTGTCATTACCGTTGGCTACAAACAGACAACTTTTAAATTTAACTTCTTACTCTTAGCACCATGAACTACTAGAGAACAGCACAGAACATTCTGATTAACAGACACATTACCATTAGCTACTAGAGAACAGAACATTCTGATTAGTAGCTAATGGTAATGTGTCTGTTAATCAGAATGTTCTGTGCTGTTCTCTAGTAGCTAATGGTAATGTGtctgttaacttctttggggtagggggcaatATTGGGAAGCTTGGATGAAAACAtgcccaaattaagctgcctgctactcagccgtaaaagctagaatatgcatataattagtaaatttggaagtttctaaaactttttgaatgatgtctgtgtataacagaactcatatggcaggcaaaaaccagagaaaaaatccaaccaggaagtgggaaatctgagggttgtggtttttcaactcagcccccattgaagatacagggtgatattggttatgtttcacttcccatggcttccactagatgtcaacagtatttagaacctgttttggggattctactctaaaggaggggctcataagggctctgagtgagtggtctggcagagtgccacagcctcggtctgggcgctcacgtgaaaggtagctagctacgttccacttcatttgtacagacaaaggaattgtccggttggaacattaagttttatgttaaaaacatcctaaagattgattccatacttagtttggcatgtttctacgggctgtaacggaacttttttaacttttcgtccgacgttcggcacGACCTGAACAcacttttggatttgtttatcaaacgccctaacaaaataagatatttggacataactgatggacattatcgaacaaatcaaacatttatggtggaactgggattccggGGAgcgcattctgatgaagatcatcaaaggcaagtgaatatttaaaatgcgatttctgactacccaatatggcgggtatctttttggctgctttgttgtctaaaggctgtactcagattattgcatggtttgctttcttaaaaaatctgacacagcggtgagaagtttatctaaagttccacgtataatagttgtatctttatTATGAGTGTTTCTGTAACtttatgtggctctctgcaatatcaccacatgttttagaactactgaatgtaacgcgccaatgtaaactcagatttttaaaaaaattaGTTAGTTTAGTTtgttagttttgtttgataaagttcatatatGTGTAACATGaggtcctatgagtgtcatctgatgaagatcaaaggttagtgattaatttttatctctatttctgctttttgtgacttctctccttggctggaaaaaattgctgtgtttttctgtggcttggtggtgatctaacgtaatcgtttgtggtgctttcgctgtaaatcctttttgaaatcagacactgtggctggattaacgagaattgtatctttaaaatggtttaaaatacttgtatgcttgaggaattttaataagatttttgttgttttgaatttggcaccctacactttcactggctgttgcggggtcctagacaggttaatcaGAGTGCTCTGTGCTGTTCTCTAGTATCTAATGGTAATGTGTCTGTTAATCAGAATGTTCTATGCTGTTCTCTAGTAGCTAATGGTAGTGTGTCTCTTAGAGAACAACATTCTGATTAACCAtcagctacacacacacctggggtcATGATGTAGGAGGAGAAGAGTTCATCAGATCCCCTCTGGAAGAGAAAGGAACATTCACAATTACCATAACCACATAcatcatggagacagagacaggcctaGCTGGGTTGTATTCACTAAGCACTAACTGGAAGAAAACATGAACATGCTCAATAACAAACGTGTTTCCATTTTCTATTTTCTCCGTTTTACTACATACACCAACAAATACGACCTGGGTAAATGTATTAACAGAGTTATGGCTGGAGAGGAGCAGTCTGTCAGACAGATGGTCTTGCTCGGCCAGACTACAGTTAATGAAGCCGCTCTGTGTCAGTCAGTCAATGGTGCTCATGTCTGGAGTGGCCCAGTagcctcactccatctctctacaATACAGTTACTGTTCCAGCCAGAGACACAAAGACACTCATGCTAACAGCACTCAAGAGACACAGCCAGAGAAGAGAGACTTTAACCAACGTTTTAGCACAGAAGACAGGGGTAAAGACACAGAGAAAAAACAAGGAATTAAATTGTGAATGAAAAGATGCCTACCTTGGTACCCACTGAgacactggggagagagagaaaaggagggttACTCATTTGAGTTACTCCAAAGATGGCAGGATGCATTTTCCTAAAAGATCAACCAATCAGCAAATCACTCAATCAACATTGTACATTGATTGTAAAAGAAAAAATCGTATCAGGAGACTTACTCTATGTCTGTGACGTAGCCAGGTCCCATAGGATACAGATCAGCATCTAATTTGTGTCTGTTGAGACAAAGGGGGGGAGGGACAAGGAaatgggaggatagaggaagttTAGTTACTAACTTTATGAAAGTTCATAGCTAGCTAGAAACTGCATTGACTCAAGAAAAGTTGCGTTAGTTCACTTCGTTGAATTGAAATGTCCCCTGAGCAGCTAATAGCCATAGAATTGGAAGAATTTACCCTAATCCCGAACATACAACATTCGCCTTCCACAAACACGAGCGCACATATGGGAATGCggaaactagctaacgttacaaagACACGTTGATTCAAGATGGGCGTTTTTTTCAAACTACATTTGGCAATACGTTAAATGTGGTTACTTTTGTCTACATGGAAAAAAAACTGCAACTAGCGTTTTTTTCTGTTATTTGCAATATAATacgtttttaaaaaaaacaaccctTATTAAAAGTCTTAACTTCAACTAGTTCGCATCTCTTCCGGACACGCTCACGCGCAgacaatgctaactagctagccttgTTGAAAGTCTCAAACATCATCTCGTCTCAAACTAAACGTTAAACTACTACTAAACATATTGCAtaactgtatataaaaaaaatagtcAAACTACGGTTTGATTATTTCCGTTTCTTTTCGAAATGAAACTACATATTTTTTACTCACCCTTCCATCGTTCGATATAATCCACAGGTCTCTGGAACGGCGGCAGATTTCCTTGATTTTCATACAAAATGGCTGAATACACGGAGGCGTTCGTTGATTGGTCCAGGTACTTGGAAAAACCCGAAATGGGCGGGCACTTACACCTAGCACCGCGAATTGATTGGTTCGTAAAAGGGTGGTTATAACATTCTCTTAAAGTTCTCGACCAAAATTTGACCAAAATAATTGTGAAACCATACCCTTGCTTTGTTGACACACATTGATTTATTATGTTCTAGTATCGGATGGCTGACTCGCAAACCTTTGCAACTAAACAATGAATGCTGCTTCTTTCCTGTTTCACAATCAGTTCATGTAGTTCAGAAAATACAAATTCCATAGAGTTGTAGTTCATGCACTGGCCAACAGATGGCATAATTTGTCTATTACAGGGCTTACTGAGGAGGAGCAGCTGTGTGATTTGGTTTACTATGGGACTCTAAGCAAGACCTGCTGGGTCAAAATATCAACGTTCATTATACTTCAGCAGCAGATTACTATGCTGGATACAATGGAATAGTCATTTAGGTACAAACTTCATGCTTGGTAAAACAAAATCAACCACACATGAATTAATCAAAAGTATTTCACAGACTTAACCCAGGTGTTTTTttgcatgtttttttgttgttgtattaagTGGTTTGAAACAGTTGTTACTATTTCCAATGCATAAAAAAGCAGAGGTAATCTATGGTGTGTGGAT from Oncorhynchus clarkii lewisi isolate Uvic-CL-2024 chromosome 7, UVic_Ocla_1.0, whole genome shotgun sequence includes the following:
- the LOC139412928 gene encoding polypyrimidine tract-binding protein 1-like isoform X2; amino-acid sequence: MGPGYVTDIDVSVGTKRGSDELFSSYIMTPANGNDSKKFKGEMRSPSAPSRVIHLRQLPGDIQDSEVISMGMPFGKVTNLLMMKGKNQAFLEMNTVDQAQTMVNYYATVTPLIRQQPVFMQYSNHKELKTDNSPNQVRVQAALQAVNAVQGGTMLGSTMSGMGGVMGATMSVGGGEMGARGMATQSPVLRVIVENLFYPVTLEVLHQIFSKYGSVLKIITFTKNNQFQALVQYADPMTAQHTKMSLDGQNIYNGCCTLRVSFSKLTSLNVKFNNDKSRDYTRPDLSTGEQHNPQPGMDQHAMAAAAFGSPGLISASPYGHGFPQAFTLQQAAGLSMPGALASFGMGPGGMAASRLGLQALGGGGGQAGVLLVSNLNPESVTPNCLFILFGVYGDVMRVKILFNKKDNALVQMADGTQAQLAMSHLNGVRLHGRSLRVSMSKHTTVQLPREGHEDQGLTKDYATSPLHRFKKPGSKNYNNIYPPSGTLHLSNIPPAVGEEDLKALFSSSGASVTAFKFFQKDRKMALIQMSSVEEAVESLIEFHNHDLGDNHHLRVSFSKSTI
- the LOC139412928 gene encoding polypyrimidine tract-binding protein 1-like isoform X1, which translates into the protein MEGHKLDADLYPMGPGYVTDIDVSVGTKRGSDELFSSYIMTPANGNDSKKFKGEMRSPSAPSRVIHLRQLPGDIQDSEVISMGMPFGKVTNLLMMKGKNQAFLEMNTVDQAQTMVNYYATVTPLIRQQPVFMQYSNHKELKTDNSPNQVRVQAALQAVNAVQGGTMLGSTMSGMGGVMGATMSVGGGEMGARGMATQSPVLRVIVENLFYPVTLEVLHQIFSKYGSVLKIITFTKNNQFQALVQYADPMTAQHTKMSLDGQNIYNGCCTLRVSFSKLTSLNVKFNNDKSRDYTRPDLSTGEQHNPQPGMDQHAMAAAAFGSPGLISASPYGHGFPQAFTLQQAAGLSMPGALASFGMGPGGMAASRLGLQALGGGGGQAGVLLVSNLNPESVTPNCLFILFGVYGDVMRVKILFNKKDNALVQMADGTQAQLAMSHLNGVRLHGRSLRVSMSKHTTVQLPREGHEDQGLTKDYATSPLHRFKKPGSKNYNNIYPPSGTLHLSNIPPAVGEEDLKALFSSSGASVTAFKFFQKDRKMALIQMSSVEEAVESLIEFHNHDLGDNHHLRVSFSKSTI